The Nitrososphaerota archaeon DNA window GCTGTTGATGTGGCTGGGAAGATACCTTATGTGTTGAAGCGCTTTGACCGAGTAGGCTGAATACCGTTGCCTAGCTATGGGCTCGGTTCACTCTGGAGCAGAATAGAGGATGCGCTCAGAGGGCTGATACCAGTCTACGACAAGGTAAATAGAGTGATCTCTTTAGGCCAAGACCTCAGGCTGAGGCGCCTAGCTGTGGCTAAAGCGATTAAGGGTAGGGATCTTTTAGTACTTGATGCTGGCTGCGGACCCGGTACGATGAGCAAAACAATCCTCGACTTAACAGATTGCGTGAAGCAGATCATACTCCTCGACCCCCTTAAAGAGATGCTTAAGCAGTCTAAACATAGGTTGGGTGATGAGAGGTGTGCGTTTGTGCAAGCGATCTTCGAACACCTGCCTTTCAAAGCCGGCTTATTCGATGCTTCTGTCAGCGCTTTTGCACTCAGAGATGCCTTTGATCTAACCAGAGCGCTCACCGAACTCAGCCGTGTAGTTAAGTGTGGTGGGGTTATGCTGATCTTGGATCTAGGTAAGCCCAGCAGTAGGCTGCTTCAAGCTGCCATTGGAGTTTATTGGCGGATCTTGGCGCCGCTCTTAGCTTCAGCCTACATAGGCAAAGAAGGGCTAATCTATAGGCTACTTTACCACACGTACCTCAAGCTACCAACTAACGCTCATCTAAAGGAGATGGTTGGGAGGCTTTTTACACGAATCGAGTTGGAGGAGA harbors:
- a CDS encoding class I SAM-dependent methyltransferase, translating into MPSYGLGSLWSRIEDALRGLIPVYDKVNRVISLGQDLRLRRLAVAKAIKGRDLLVLDAGCGPGTMSKTILDLTDCVKQIILLDPLKEMLKQSKHRLGDERCAFVQAIFEHLPFKAGLFDASVSAFALRDAFDLTRALTELSRVVKCGGVMLILDLGKPSSRLLQAAIGVYWRILAPLLASAYIGKEGLIYRLLYHTYLKLPTNAHLKEMVGRLFTRIELEERMMGGVIILLAVK